In the genome of Chelmon rostratus isolate fCheRos1 chromosome 24, fCheRos1.pri, whole genome shotgun sequence, one region contains:
- the LOC121627604 gene encoding zinc finger protein 250-like, producing the protein MSKVQTLRAFVKQRLTAAAEEIFEQFERTIAEYEEEVCRQQKLLDAVFKPEVRLHRADVQLLLGRKEEDPPEQQDWRSSLDQEDPAEPPHIKEEQEELWTSQEGEQLGGLEEADITKFTSPPVPVKSEEEDEEEPQSSQLHQRQTEQMKTESDGEDCGGPEPTRTSDPDRHLQPETKDKTSNSSESESDDSCDWEETREPQPHSKPRQNKEIPVSDRKCNTGKTSVSSSDCTSSSDHKGRLQRRSGNQTEVKPFSCSVCGKKYNLKNSLMTHMRLHSEGKHFSCSVCNKSFQRRTNALRHMRVHTGEKPFSCSVCGKGFAQKTQVSEHMRIHTGEKPFSCSVCSKRFIQKVNLTRHMVLHTGEKQYSCSVCDKGFTWLYQLKNHHCIGIQSSQLHQSQTEENRKAENLKTVADGEDCGGPQQAKNSDPDRCSQSATHDKTCHSSEPESDDSCDWEETREPQSALNPPQNNEVPVSDVKCKTGKPVSFSECPAGYKGRLQKHIVIQTGVKPFSCSVCGRRYPRRKSLMTHMRLHSEGKRFSCSFCKKTFRWRGDVVKHMRIHTGEKPFSCSVCSKGFAQKTQMRQHMRIHTGEKPFCCSFCGTRFAQSSGLTSHLTIHTGEKPFSCSVCQTTFSRRSNLSQHMRVHTGEKPFSCSVCGKGFAQKGTLKRHLTVHTGETAEVQRL; encoded by the exons atgtctaAAGTCCAAACGCTGAGAGCTTTTGTGAAGCAGCGACTAACTGCGGCTGCTGAAGAGatatttgagcagtttgaaagaaCGATAGCAGAGTACGAGGAGGAAGTTTGTCGACAACAGAAACTACTGGACGCTGTTTTCAAGCCTGAAGTCCGGTTACACAGAGCAG acgtccagctgctgttggggaggaaagaagaggatcctcctgagcagcaggactggagatccagtctggaccaggaggacccagcagagccgcctcacattaaagaggaacaggaggagctgtggaccagtcaggagggagagcagctgggaggtctggaggaggctgatatCACCAAGTTCACGtcccctcctgtccctgtgaagagtgaagaagaggatgaagaggaacctcagtcctcacagcttcatcagagacaaactgaacagatgaaaacagaatctgatggagaggactgtggaggaCCAGAACCAACCAGGACCTCAGATCCTGATAGACATTTACAACCAGAGACGAAGGACAAGACATCAAACTCCTCTGAATCTGAGAGTGATGACAGTTGTGATTGGGAGGAGACCAGAGAACCTCAGCCACATTCAAAACCTcgacaaaataaagaaatacctgtaagtgacagaaaatgtaacACTGGAAAAACTTCAGTTAGCTCCTCTGACTGTACTTCAAGCTCTGACCACAAGGGGCGTCTGCAGAGACGCAGTGGAAACCAAACAGAAGTGAAACCATTTAGTTGCTCAGTTTGTGGTAAAAAATACAACCTGAAGAACTCCTTAATGACTCACATGAGACTTCATTCAGAAGGAAAAcacttcagctgctcagtttgtaaCAAATCTTTTCAACGGAGAACAAATGCTCTGAGGCACATGAGGGTCCACACCGGGGAGAAACCCTTCAGTTGTTCTGTTTGTGGTAAAGGATTTGCACAAAAGACACAAGTGAGTGAACACATGAGAATCCACACTGGAGAGAAACCGTTTAGTTGCTCAGTCTGTAGTAAAAGATTTATACAGAAGGTAAATCTGACTCGTCACATGGTGCTCCACACCGGGGAGAAACaatacagctgcagtgtgtgtgacaaagGTTTCACCTGGCTTTATCAGCTCAAAAACCATCACTGTATTGGCATTCagtcctcacagcttcatcaaagccaaacagaagagaacagaaaagCTGAGAATTTGAAAACAGTAGCTGATggagaggactgtggaggaCCACAACAAGCCAAGAACTCAGATCCAGATCGTTGTTCACAATCAGCCACTCATGACAAGACGTGTCACTCCTCTGAACCTGAGAGTGATGACAGTTGTGATTGGGAGGAGACCAGAGAACCTCAGTCAGCTTTAAACCCTCCACAGAACAATGAAgtacctgtcagtgatgttaaatgtaaaactggAAAACCAGTGAGTTTCTCTGAGTGTCCTGCAGGCTACAAGGGAcgtctgcagaaacacattgtAATCCAAACAGGAGTGAAACCATTTAGTTGCTCAGTTTGTGGCAGAAGATACCCCCGGAGGAAATCCTTAATGACTCACATGAGACTTCATTCAGAAGGAAAACGCTTCAGCTGCTCATTTTGTAAAAAGACTTTTCGATGGAGGGGAGATGTCGTGAAACACATGAGaatccacacaggagagaaacccttCAGTTGTTCTGTGTGCAGTAAAGGATTTgcacaaaagacacaaatgaGGCAACACATGAGGATCCACACCGGGGAGAAACCCTTCTGTTGTTCTTTCTGCGGCACAAGATTCGCACAGAGCTCAGGTTTGACGTCACACTTGACAATTCATACAGGAGAAAaacctttcagctgctcagtgtgtCAAACAACTTTCAGTCGCAGGAGCAACTTATCCCAACACATGAGGGTCCACACCGGAGAGAAACCCTTCAGTTGTTCAGTTTGTGGAAAAGGATTTGCACAAAAGGGAACACTGAAACGACACTTGACTGTCCACACGGGAGAAACCGCTGAGGTGCAGCGTTTGTGA